In the genome of Vigna radiata var. radiata cultivar VC1973A unplaced genomic scaffold, Vradiata_ver6 scaffold_100, whole genome shotgun sequence, one region contains:
- the LOC106755308 gene encoding uncharacterized protein LOC106755308, with product MGGNGILDFWFMFHFTYPIYESINFPFLIYNIFMSHTLSLFSLSLVYISLKKDLCFFSFPLLGPNKLTCEKERTKERRPPYLHLLSLLLSPLTSPCSTTKLLFPQVLAFNAHLFPSYYKYFSYLPTISTPHDQVFHNTSMSTASYLLLFYLCISLHACYARHLNPLNIRLQEKSHFSIKLNEGPNKTETRLVGDSEKPRNRRSTNHRVQQADKNGSGALKKSLVSVSWRVPHNNKKPRQKHPGFDLDYSPPKTHPPHHN from the exons ATGGGAGGCAATGGCATTCTTGATTTTTGGTTCATGTTTCACTTTACATATCCCATTTATGAGTCTATAAATTTTCCATTcttaatctataatattttcatgtcacacacactctctctcttttctctttctcttgtATATATATCTCTGAAGAAGGATCTGTGTTTCTTCTCTTTCCCTCTCTTGGGACCCAACAAATTGACATGTGAGAAGGAACGGACAAAAGAGAGGAGGCCACCATATCTACATCTTCTCTCATTACTTCTTTCACCCCTTACATCTCCATGTTCTACAACAAAACTCCTTTTTCCTCAAGTTCTTGCATTTAATGCTCATTTATTTCCTTCTTACTACAAATACTTCTCCTACCTCCCTACAATTTCCACACCCCACGACCAAGTTTTTCATAATACATCCATGTCAACTGCATCATATCTTCTCCTCTTCTATCTGTGCATTTCATTGCATGCATGTTATGCTCGTCATCTTAACCCTCTCAATATCAGGCTCCAAGAGAAATCACACTTCTCCATCAAG CTTAATGAAGGTCCCAACAAGACGGAGACTCGGTTGGTCGGTGATTCTGAGAAGCCAAGAAACCGAAGAAGCACAAACCATAGGGTGCAGCAAGCAGATAAAAATGGCTCAGGTGCTTTAAAAAAGTCTCTTGTTTCAGTTTCTTGGCGTGTGCCTCACAACAACAAGAAACCTCGTCAGAAACACCCTGGTTTTGACTTGGACTATTCTCCACCCAAGACACACCCTCCTCATCATAACTGA